One genomic region from Haloterrigena gelatinilytica encodes:
- a CDS encoding HVO_2753 family zinc finger protein has translation MSTTDESQRRSCVSCGLNIAGTNAAAFKCPDCDTQIYRCAKCRKQSNLYECPDCGFTGP, from the coding sequence ATGAGTACGACCGACGAAAGCCAGAGGCGCTCGTGCGTCTCCTGTGGGCTCAACATCGCCGGCACCAACGCCGCCGCGTTCAAGTGTCCCGACTGTGACACCCAGATCTACCGCTGCGCCAAGTGCCGCAAGCAGAGCAACCTCTACGAGTGTCCCGACTGCGGGTTCACCGGTCCGTAA
- a CDS encoding elongation factor 1-beta, translating to MGKVAAKIKVMPNSPEIDLDALQERLESTLPEGAKINGVEREEVAFGLVALYPTVIVPDGAGGTEAVEDGFSDVEGVESVGVENVGRI from the coding sequence ATGGGAAAGGTAGCTGCGAAAATCAAGGTCATGCCGAACAGCCCCGAAATCGACCTGGACGCCCTTCAGGAGCGCCTCGAGAGCACCCTCCCCGAGGGCGCCAAGATCAACGGTGTCGAGCGCGAGGAGGTCGCGTTCGGTCTCGTCGCGCTCTACCCGACCGTGATCGTCCCCGACGGCGCGGGCGGCACGGAAGCCGTCGAGGACGGCTTCTCGGACGTCGAGGGCGTCGAGAGCGTCGGCGTCGAGAACGTCGGCCGTATCTAA
- a CDS encoding MFS transporter: MSALSDPTRRRWLAWAALATVFLLVNLHRLSTAVLSDRLTDAFGTTAAQLGTLHASFFLIYAVVQIPTGVIADRFGPRYVGSVGGLVLSLGAVGFAISGSYLAAFASRALIGLGSGVIFVSILRFCANWYRADEFATMTGLTGSVAGLGAILATTPLAVAVDALGWRATLAGLAAVGFVAAGAVFVVARQSPAAAGLEPIAGVPEQPSVTLAETAGHLRTLARDPDQWLLSVVFFAGNGAILTLIGLWGVPYLAIVYGLDVTTASSFTLLGSIGLLVGPPAIGWISDRLERRVLPMTAGVGLLTIAFSVIPVFGRPPLAIIAVSYLACGVLFGAAMLSLSTVKDRYPPAASGVATATVNTAGFVGATVLPTLMGLVLDAYRTGETVGGTVAYTRYGYRLAFGILAGTVAVAFCCSCWLLVRDRDASSSPSAREGSGAR; the protein is encoded by the coding sequence GTGAGTGCGCTGTCGGACCCCACTAGACGGCGGTGGCTCGCGTGGGCCGCGCTGGCGACCGTCTTCCTGCTCGTCAATCTCCACCGGTTGTCGACGGCCGTCCTGTCGGACCGGCTGACCGACGCGTTCGGCACGACGGCGGCCCAGCTCGGGACGCTCCACGCCTCGTTTTTCCTCATCTACGCGGTCGTCCAGATTCCGACCGGCGTGATCGCCGACCGGTTCGGACCCCGGTACGTCGGCTCGGTCGGCGGCCTCGTCCTGAGCCTCGGCGCCGTCGGCTTCGCGATCAGCGGGAGCTATCTCGCGGCCTTCGCCTCGCGGGCGCTGATCGGCCTGGGCAGCGGCGTCATCTTCGTTTCGATCCTCCGATTTTGCGCCAACTGGTACCGCGCCGACGAGTTCGCGACGATGACCGGGTTGACCGGAAGCGTCGCCGGGCTCGGCGCGATCCTCGCGACGACGCCGTTGGCGGTCGCCGTCGACGCCCTGGGCTGGCGAGCCACGCTAGCCGGTCTGGCCGCCGTCGGCTTCGTCGCCGCCGGGGCCGTCTTCGTCGTCGCGCGCCAGTCGCCGGCCGCGGCGGGCCTCGAGCCAATCGCGGGCGTCCCGGAGCAGCCGTCGGTCACGCTCGCCGAGACCGCCGGCCACCTGCGGACGCTCGCTCGCGACCCCGACCAGTGGCTGCTGTCGGTCGTCTTCTTCGCCGGCAACGGTGCGATACTGACGCTGATCGGACTGTGGGGCGTTCCCTACCTCGCGATCGTCTACGGCCTCGACGTGACGACCGCGTCCTCGTTTACCCTCCTCGGATCGATCGGCCTGCTGGTCGGTCCGCCGGCGATCGGCTGGATCTCCGACCGACTCGAGCGGCGCGTGCTGCCGATGACCGCGGGAGTCGGCCTGTTGACGATCGCGTTCAGCGTGATCCCCGTCTTCGGGCGCCCCCCGCTGGCGATCATCGCCGTCTCGTATCTGGCCTGCGGCGTCCTCTTCGGCGCCGCGATGCTGTCGCTGTCGACCGTCAAGGACCGGTATCCGCCCGCGGCCAGCGGCGTCGCGACGGCAACCGTCAACACGGCGGGATTCGTCGGCGCGACGGTTCTCCCGACGCTCATGGGGCTGGTGTTGGACGCCTACCGGACCGGCGAGACCGTCGGCGGCACCGTCGCCTACACCCGGTACGGGTACCGCCTCGCCTTCGGAATCCTCGCGGGAACGGTCGCCGTCGCCTTCTGCTGTTCGTGCTGGCTCCTCGTCCGCGACCGCGACGCCTCCTCGTCGCCGTCGGCGCGCGAGGGCTCGGGCGCACGATAG
- the nucS gene encoding endonuclease NucS produces the protein MTLEQPSLSAACEAVADGIEREALVTVFGRCTVDYEGRASSTLETGDRHVMLKPDGAALVHTDEGQQPVNWQPPGCEHDVYCERADADGSGEAEIGTEAGDEAVDRDDADALVLESLRSNPDERLLVRFQRVLQVSAFSGTDENDLALSGTEEDLRQRILEEPDLLEAGFTPLATERATPAGAVDIYGEDSAGRTVVVELKRRRVGPDAVGQLRRYVDALERDLHADADVRGVLVAPSVTDRADRLLGDHGLEFVSLEPTGD, from the coding sequence GTGACCCTCGAGCAGCCGTCGCTGTCGGCCGCCTGCGAGGCCGTCGCCGACGGCATCGAGCGCGAGGCGCTCGTCACCGTCTTCGGCCGCTGTACCGTCGACTACGAGGGCCGCGCTTCGAGTACGCTCGAGACGGGCGACCGCCACGTCATGCTCAAACCGGACGGCGCGGCGCTGGTCCACACCGACGAGGGCCAGCAGCCGGTCAACTGGCAGCCCCCGGGCTGCGAGCACGACGTCTACTGCGAACGCGCGGACGCCGACGGGTCGGGCGAGGCCGAGATCGGGACCGAGGCCGGCGACGAGGCGGTCGATCGCGACGACGCCGACGCGCTCGTCCTCGAGAGCCTCCGGTCGAACCCCGACGAGCGACTCCTGGTTCGGTTCCAGCGGGTCCTGCAGGTCTCGGCCTTTTCGGGAACCGACGAGAACGACCTCGCCCTCTCCGGGACCGAGGAGGACCTCCGCCAGCGCATTCTCGAGGAGCCCGACCTGCTCGAGGCCGGGTTCACGCCGCTGGCGACCGAGCGCGCGACGCCGGCCGGCGCGGTCGACATCTACGGCGAGGATTCGGCGGGCCGGACGGTCGTCGTCGAACTCAAGCGCCGCCGCGTCGGGCCGGACGCGGTCGGCCAGCTCCGCCGGTACGTCGACGCCCTCGAGCGCGATCTCCACGCCGACGCCGACGTCCGCGGCGTTCTGGTCGCCCCGTCCGTGACCGACCGAGCCGATCGGTTGCTCGGGGACCACGGCCTCGAGTTCGTCTCGCTGGAACCGACCGGCGACTGA